A region from the Candidatus Electrothrix scaldis genome encodes:
- the tolB gene encoding Tol-Pal system beta propeller repeat protein TolB — protein MNLFRSLLRSFTISSLVIMSALLCASSASAERIHLNITSSGVRKLVVAVPSFIDEAGDPGTTTGRNFAHLMEEGLRFHGFIQILDAQRYEGQRRPDWRGLGVDYVVMGNYTKAGEGVSVAASLLDVMNGNMLATKSYKGTSAQQEDMALRLVDAMVKEFTGEAGVSRSAIAFVSDKTGRKEIYIADIFGRHIRQITRHHHLCVSPRFTADGSQLAYSSYHRGNQDLYLTDLDQNKKTRTLSRRNGMNLAPAFSPDKQTAVVTLSKDGNPDLYLIDMEGDIIKRLTKRAGINVSPSFSPDGRAICFVSDRSGRPQVYIMDLQSMRVQRLTFDGKENVEPSWSPRGDKIVYTRLAEGRYHIYTIAVSGGRPTRLTHGAGSYESPTWSPDGRLIAFSRKLNGKIELYVAQANGEGMRPMFPFDGNQSYPRWSPRLH, from the coding sequence ATGAACCTCTTTCGCTCTCTGCTTCGTAGCTTTACGATTTCATCACTGGTGATAATGAGTGCTTTGCTGTGCGCTTCTAGTGCCTCTGCCGAACGGATTCACCTGAATATTACCAGTTCCGGTGTCCGTAAACTTGTTGTTGCCGTCCCCTCATTTATCGATGAGGCTGGAGATCCGGGTACGACCACAGGCCGGAATTTTGCCCACCTGATGGAGGAGGGCTTACGCTTTCACGGTTTTATCCAGATCCTGGATGCCCAGCGCTATGAAGGGCAACGCAGGCCCGATTGGCGAGGCCTTGGGGTGGATTATGTCGTTATGGGCAATTACACCAAAGCGGGAGAGGGTGTCAGTGTTGCGGCCAGTTTACTTGATGTTATGAACGGGAATATGCTGGCAACCAAGAGTTATAAAGGTACCTCTGCCCAGCAGGAAGACATGGCTCTTCGTCTTGTTGATGCGATGGTTAAGGAGTTTACCGGCGAGGCAGGGGTGTCCCGAAGTGCTATTGCCTTTGTCTCCGATAAAACCGGGCGGAAGGAAATTTATATCGCCGATATCTTTGGTCGTCATATCCGTCAGATAACCCGTCATCACCATCTCTGTGTTTCTCCCCGTTTTACTGCTGACGGGAGTCAGCTGGCTTATTCCTCGTATCATCGGGGCAATCAGGATCTGTATCTGACCGATTTAGATCAGAATAAAAAGACCCGCACCTTGTCCCGGCGAAATGGCATGAATCTGGCTCCGGCTTTTTCACCGGATAAGCAAACAGCTGTTGTGACCCTGAGTAAGGATGGTAATCCTGATCTGTATCTTATAGACATGGAAGGGGATATTATTAAGCGTCTGACCAAGCGGGCAGGAATTAATGTTTCTCCATCTTTTTCTCCTGATGGCCGGGCAATATGTTTTGTTTCTGACCGAAGCGGCAGACCCCAGGTCTATATTATGGATCTGCAAAGTATGCGGGTGCAGCGCCTGACCTTTGATGGTAAGGAGAATGTTGAGCCCTCCTGGTCGCCACGGGGAGATAAAATTGTCTATACACGCCTTGCCGAAGGACGATATCATATTTATACTATTGCTGTCAGCGGGGGGAGGCCCACTCGTCTAACCCATGGTGCGGGGAGCTACGAATCTCCGACTTGGTCTCCTGATGGCAGACTGATCGCCTTTTCCCGCAAGCTCAATGGAAAGATTGAACTTTATGTTGCACAGGCCAATGGAGAAGGGATGCGTCCGATGTTCCCTTTTGATGGCAATCAGTCCTATCCGCGTTGGTCACCTCGTTTACATTGA
- a CDS encoding tetratricopeptide repeat protein has translation MKKIQTIALAGCSVLLLCQCASVDDVRRLNYQLRTMNQKVKEVEANTTNQVLKRTAESSTQLDNVAEETRELRTITEENLEVISRKREQDAQKIAELEDALQQLRHENQQIRSESDQLRSESGQIRRDNDMLIQSLETKISKLSGSIERLSQARVYAAEKKARQAAERAEAAKRRAVLAAQAQQSENTTLLPSNRKVRKNYGTVVDAAPQHQTQLRINQPITRPTITPARQKEAVAPAVTQQPVRHVQQPVQRRVQQAQRVQEPPRQQAPLVEHPSQSQGMEDSLLAQGISQFKAKEYKSAYKVFEQVLAGRPANDQAAKTLYFMGECLFNLGEYDLAILDYQKVISNYSSNPHSSAALLRQGMSFERLTDHETAKIIYTKLTADYPNSREAGVARQRLESL, from the coding sequence ATGAAAAAAATACAAACTATTGCCCTTGCGGGGTGCTCGGTGCTCCTGCTGTGCCAGTGTGCAAGCGTGGATGATGTCCGAAGGCTCAACTACCAACTTCGTACCATGAACCAAAAAGTGAAGGAAGTTGAAGCCAATACAACGAATCAGGTGCTGAAGCGGACTGCGGAATCATCGACCCAGTTGGATAATGTGGCTGAGGAAACGCGTGAGTTGCGGACTATCACAGAGGAAAATTTAGAAGTCATCAGTCGTAAGCGCGAGCAGGATGCACAAAAAATTGCTGAATTGGAAGATGCCCTGCAGCAATTACGCCACGAGAATCAGCAAATTCGTTCCGAGAGTGATCAGCTCCGTTCGGAAAGTGGTCAGATTCGACGGGATAATGACATGCTTATTCAGTCCCTTGAGACGAAAATCAGCAAGCTTTCCGGGAGTATAGAACGATTAAGCCAGGCAAGAGTATATGCTGCGGAAAAGAAAGCACGGCAGGCAGCTGAGCGGGCAGAGGCGGCCAAGAGAAGGGCCGTACTGGCAGCACAGGCGCAGCAGAGCGAGAATACGACCTTATTGCCGAGCAATAGAAAGGTTCGCAAAAATTACGGAACAGTGGTTGATGCTGCTCCTCAGCACCAGACACAGTTACGAATTAATCAGCCGATTACTCGCCCGACGATTACGCCAGCACGGCAGAAAGAGGCCGTGGCTCCGGCTGTCACGCAGCAGCCTGTCCGGCATGTACAACAACCTGTTCAGCGGCGGGTGCAGCAGGCGCAAAGGGTACAGGAGCCTCCTCGACAGCAGGCTCCTCTTGTAGAGCATCCATCGCAGTCTCAAGGTATGGAAGATAGCTTGTTGGCACAAGGCATCTCACAGTTTAAAGCCAAAGAGTATAAGTCTGCGTACAAGGTTTTTGAACAGGTGCTTGCTGGTCGGCCTGCTAATGATCAGGCTGCGAAAACCCTTTATTTTATGGGTGAGTGCCTTTTTAACCTGGGAGAGTATGATCTGGCGATTCTTGATTATCAGAAAGTTATCTCAAATTACAGCAGTAACCCGCACAGTTCTGCGGCTCTGTTGCGCCAGGGTATGTCCTTTGAACGGCTGACTGATCATGAGACAGCCAAGATCATTTACACAAAGTTGACAGCTGATTATCCTAATAGCCGAGAGGCTGGAGTGGCAAGACAGCGCCTGGAAAGCCTGTAA
- a CDS encoding TlyA family RNA methyltransferase, whose product MPSKKRLDQLLIEREVAVDLKKAQALIGAGQVIVNTRSDYKAGSLVPVDSEIWLRQKKTAFVSRGGEKLAGGLRQLGISPANWVCADIGCSTGGFTDCLLRNGAAQVYAIDVGYGLLAWKLRQDKRVVLHERTNARYLSREHIPVPLDLAVMDASFISLRPLLPPLLPLFGPVIRIIALVKPQFELAQDKIGSGGVVREVELHQEAIDSVKQFAEELGLCCRGEVASTICGAKGNQEFLLYFTAAKNIEKET is encoded by the coding sequence TTGCCGTCAAAGAAGCGTTTGGATCAATTGCTGATAGAACGAGAGGTTGCTGTTGATCTGAAAAAGGCCCAAGCCCTGATAGGGGCAGGTCAGGTTATTGTCAATACCAGGAGCGATTACAAGGCAGGCAGTCTTGTCCCGGTGGACAGTGAGATCTGGCTGCGGCAAAAAAAAACAGCCTTTGTCAGCCGGGGTGGGGAAAAGCTGGCTGGAGGACTCAGGCAGTTAGGGATAAGTCCGGCAAACTGGGTCTGTGCTGATATTGGTTGTTCAACCGGTGGCTTTACCGATTGCCTACTGAGGAATGGGGCAGCTCAGGTCTATGCCATAGATGTGGGATACGGTCTGCTGGCCTGGAAGTTGCGACAGGATAAGCGTGTTGTTCTGCACGAGCGCACCAATGCCCGTTATCTGAGCCGTGAGCATATACCGGTTCCTCTTGACCTGGCGGTCATGGATGCCTCATTTATCTCTCTACGCCCCTTGCTCCCGCCGCTTCTGCCGCTCTTTGGTCCGGTTATTCGAATAATAGCCCTGGTCAAACCGCAGTTTGAGCTGGCTCAGGATAAAATCGGATCAGGTGGCGTTGTCCGTGAAGTAGAGCTACATCAGGAAGCTATTGATTCGGTAAAACAATTTGCAGAAGAACTGGGGTTGTGCTGTCGGGGCGAGGTTGCTTCAACGATCTGTGGGGCAAAGGGTAACCAGGAGTTTCTCTTGTACTTTACAGCTGCTAAAAATATTGAGAAAGAAACCTGA
- a CDS encoding SH3 domain-containing protein: protein MRYRTLQEGVRVCMLTAALAVMLTGVAGAADFVSVVKDGVNLRSGPTTKHDVLFQLPAGYPLKVLEREKKWLKVSDYENDKGWIYASLVSDTPYVIVKVKEGNVRSGPGTNFDKIGKVVKDVIMKRVGRDGDWFKVSHPELTGWIYRNLVWPREAS, encoded by the coding sequence ATGCGATACCGAACTCTTCAGGAGGGAGTGAGAGTCTGTATGCTGACAGCAGCCTTGGCTGTGATGTTGACTGGCGTAGCTGGAGCTGCGGATTTTGTTTCAGTTGTGAAAGACGGGGTAAATCTTCGCTCCGGCCCAACAACCAAACATGATGTGCTTTTTCAGCTACCTGCCGGGTACCCCCTCAAGGTGCTGGAGCGGGAAAAAAAATGGCTGAAGGTCAGTGATTACGAGAACGATAAGGGGTGGATTTATGCCAGTCTTGTTTCTGACACCCCTTATGTAATTGTGAAGGTCAAGGAAGGGAATGTTCGTTCAGGTCCAGGTACAAATTTCGACAAGATCGGTAAGGTGGTTAAGGATGTTATCATGAAAAGGGTCGGTAGAGACGGTGACTGGTTTAAGGTCAGTCATCCTGAACTGACTGGTTGGATATACCGTAATCTTGTCTGGCCGAGAGAGGCAAGCTAA
- a CDS encoding pentapeptide repeat-containing protein, with amino-acid sequence MKKNKCIYLCVGLLLCSTVAPVTSRGASKEDIQKNFNRLVKTKQCPGCDLHGTVLTRMDLRGADLQGADLTGAKLSLSNLSKANLQNAILRKAILGGADFSGADLRGADLTGAKLAGAYLKEAILDQEIMQDKPYEPEELPESSPAQETGESDEEKADIEDVELSEPSAQAPAQEVLPSAEPADAVSIPSASEDLVSADEMVAEPSLVAANEAPNEAVTESVPETLPEAEIVQEPELPEQPVAVAPASGEKKTPEVALPDLGGKTETTLRSKELVPLADVSEADAEGEEVLENTAQVERKAPELDEIPVIDTASEQAEGSGEEKEAESSLWDSLTSLFHSDAEQEKKTAEKQAPFGDEKQERIAGIIAKKEKEAEKDAQSAAHELQKAESDKTEAIKSEAAAMPAESLSQPLSQSEKQQVGAYSVETFAQSKARLQGLAEKLLDKKRCVSCDLAGIDLKGKDLEEADLERADLSGAQLENADLHSANLKGVNFTDANLKNADLRQADLYLADFTNADLTGAQLEGALTDSTDFTGAIGAKLDVAQ; translated from the coding sequence ATGAAAAAAAATAAGTGTATATATCTTTGCGTCGGTTTGTTGCTTTGCAGCACAGTTGCGCCTGTGACATCCAGGGGAGCCTCAAAAGAGGATATCCAGAAAAATTTTAATCGTCTGGTGAAGACCAAGCAATGTCCGGGCTGTGACCTGCATGGCACTGTCCTGACCAGAATGGACTTGAGGGGAGCTGACCTGCAAGGTGCTGATCTGACCGGTGCAAAGCTCAGTCTGAGCAATTTATCCAAGGCGAACCTGCAAAACGCCATCCTGCGAAAGGCGATCCTTGGTGGTGCGGATTTCTCTGGAGCGGACCTACGGGGCGCTGATTTAACTGGTGCAAAACTGGCTGGAGCCTATCTGAAAGAGGCCATTCTGGATCAGGAAATTATGCAGGATAAACCGTATGAGCCGGAAGAATTACCGGAGTCTTCGCCTGCTCAGGAGACTGGTGAGAGTGACGAGGAAAAAGCAGATATCGAAGATGTTGAGCTTTCTGAGCCCTCTGCACAGGCACCTGCTCAGGAAGTTCTTCCTTCTGCTGAGCCTGCGGATGCGGTTTCAATTCCTTCGGCAAGTGAAGACCTTGTCTCGGCAGATGAAATGGTTGCAGAGCCTTCCCTTGTCGCAGCCAATGAAGCACCTAACGAAGCAGTAACTGAGTCTGTCCCTGAAACCCTTCCCGAAGCAGAAATTGTTCAAGAGCCTGAGCTACCCGAGCAACCAGTTGCAGTGGCTCCTGCCTCTGGTGAAAAAAAAACACCGGAGGTGGCTCTGCCTGATTTAGGCGGCAAGACAGAAACGACCCTGCGTTCGAAAGAACTGGTTCCCTTGGCGGATGTTTCAGAGGCAGATGCAGAAGGAGAAGAGGTGTTGGAAAATACGGCTCAGGTGGAAAGGAAAGCTCCTGAACTTGATGAGATTCCGGTCATTGATACTGCGTCTGAGCAGGCAGAGGGGAGTGGAGAGGAAAAAGAGGCTGAATCGAGTCTCTGGGATAGCCTGACCTCCTTGTTTCATTCAGACGCAGAGCAAGAAAAAAAAACAGCGGAAAAGCAGGCTCCATTCGGTGATGAAAAACAAGAGCGGATAGCTGGAATAATCGCCAAAAAAGAAAAAGAAGCAGAAAAGGACGCGCAGTCGGCTGCCCATGAGCTGCAAAAAGCGGAGAGTGATAAGACTGAGGCTATAAAATCAGAGGCCGCCGCAATGCCAGCAGAATCTTTGTCTCAACCCTTGTCGCAGTCTGAAAAACAGCAGGTTGGTGCCTACTCCGTTGAGACCTTTGCCCAAAGCAAGGCCCGGTTACAAGGTTTGGCAGAAAAACTGCTTGATAAGAAGCGTTGTGTGTCCTGTGATCTGGCTGGGATAGACCTGAAGGGGAAGGATCTGGAAGAGGCTGATTTGGAACGAGCAGACCTCAGTGGGGCACAGCTGGAGAACGCAGACCTCCACTCTGCTAACCTGAAAGGAGTGAATTTTACGGATGCAAATCTGAAGAATGCAGATCTCCGCCAAGCAGATCTCTATCTGGCAGATTTCACCAATGCAGACCTCACAGGTGCGCAGTTAGAAGGAGCCCTTACTGACTCAACGGACTTTACCGGTGCGATCGGTGCCAAGCTTGATGTCGCACAATGA
- the rpsT gene encoding 30S ribosomal protein S20 has product MANHKSAIKRHKQSQVRRMRNRINKSKMSTAVRRVEEALVAGAEDAAQEALKIAIPIIQKTAGKGTIHKKTASRKISRLTGRVNRMMPIG; this is encoded by the coding sequence ATGGCTAATCATAAGTCAGCAATCAAGAGACACAAGCAATCCCAGGTACGCCGTATGCGTAACCGAATCAACAAATCAAAAATGAGCACCGCAGTGCGCCGTGTTGAAGAGGCTCTGGTGGCTGGTGCTGAGGACGCTGCGCAGGAAGCCCTGAAGATTGCAATTCCCATTATTCAAAAGACAGCAGGAAAAGGGACGATTCATAAGAAGACCGCATCCCGTAAGATTTCCAGGCTGACCGGACGAGTCAATCGTATGATGCCTATCGGTTGA
- the trpE gene encoding anthranilate synthase component I has translation MYSPDLEAFSEMMEQAGLVPLHRTIVADLDTPLTIFAKVAEKEKHAFLFESMEGGEKWGRYSFIGLDPLLSFSSVGDAVTLRRADAADEEHREGVNPLDELRDLLASFNASTAPGLPRFYGGAVGFLGYDMIRFIEEIPDQHPPLDFPDSSFIVPRLVLIHDSVQQTLTVVCNVVPGSASADTAVLYQEACQRIENIIELIRSPLPTSLAKHADGCAPHTFSSNMTEASFATMVERAKEYILAGDIIQVVLSQRFHAKTEIDPLLLYRSLRHINPSPYLFYVRLDDIILIGSSPEILVRLEDGEIELRPIAGTRKRGATPQEDKALEKELLADPKERAEHLMLVDLGRNDVGRVAAGGSVATGDLLVVEHYSHVMHIVSGVHGKLAEDKDQFDVLEACFPAGTVSGASKVRAMEIIEELEPERRGPYAGAVGYFGFSGNMDFCITIRTFLLKENDLWIQAGAGIVSDSVPEKEFEETVNKARGLRRAVELAEQGL, from the coding sequence ATGTATTCTCCAGACTTGGAAGCCTTTTCCGAGATGATGGAACAGGCAGGTCTTGTTCCCCTTCATCGGACGATTGTCGCAGATCTTGATACCCCTTTGACCATCTTTGCCAAGGTAGCGGAAAAGGAGAAGCACGCTTTTCTCTTTGAATCTATGGAGGGTGGAGAGAAGTGGGGGCGCTATTCTTTTATAGGCTTAGATCCGCTGCTGTCTTTTTCATCTGTGGGAGACGCTGTGACCTTGCGCAGGGCGGATGCTGCGGATGAAGAGCACAGAGAGGGGGTGAATCCTCTGGATGAGCTGCGTGACCTACTGGCTTCCTTTAACGCCAGCACGGCACCGGGGCTGCCTCGTTTTTACGGGGGAGCTGTCGGGTTTCTCGGCTATGATATGATCCGTTTTATTGAAGAAATCCCGGATCAGCATCCACCTCTTGATTTTCCTGATTCCTCTTTCATTGTTCCCCGGCTGGTACTGATTCACGACTCGGTGCAACAGACCCTGACCGTGGTTTGCAATGTGGTTCCGGGCAGCGCATCGGCAGATACTGCTGTGCTTTACCAGGAAGCCTGCCAGCGCATTGAGAACATTATTGAGCTGATCAGAAGTCCGCTACCCACTTCGTTGGCAAAACATGCAGATGGTTGTGCCCCGCACACCTTCAGCTCCAACATGACTGAGGCCAGCTTTGCAACTATGGTCGAGCGGGCCAAGGAATACATCCTGGCCGGTGACATCATTCAGGTGGTGCTGTCCCAGCGTTTTCATGCCAAGACAGAGATTGATCCCCTGCTGCTTTATCGCTCTCTACGGCATATCAATCCCAGTCCCTACCTATTTTATGTCCGTTTGGATGATATTATCCTGATTGGTTCTTCTCCAGAGATTTTGGTGCGGTTGGAAGATGGCGAGATCGAACTCCGTCCTATTGCCGGAACCCGCAAGCGGGGAGCAACGCCACAGGAAGATAAGGCGTTGGAAAAGGAGTTACTCGCTGATCCCAAAGAGCGGGCCGAACACCTGATGCTGGTGGACCTGGGTCGTAATGATGTGGGCCGGGTGGCAGCAGGTGGTTCAGTAGCCACTGGTGATCTGTTGGTGGTTGAACATTATAGCCATGTTATGCATATCGTCTCTGGTGTACACGGTAAGCTGGCTGAGGATAAAGACCAGTTCGACGTGCTGGAGGCCTGTTTTCCGGCTGGTACTGTCAGTGGGGCATCCAAGGTTCGGGCAATGGAAATCATTGAGGAGCTGGAGCCGGAGCGGCGTGGTCCTTATGCCGGGGCGGTAGGCTATTTCGGATTTTCCGGTAATATGGATTTCTGTATCACCATCCGCACCTTTCTTTTGAAGGAGAATGATCTCTGGATTCAGGCCGGAGCAGGTATTGTGTCTGATTCTGTGCCGGAAAAAGAATTTGAGGAAACGGTCAATAAGGCCCGTGGCTTACGTCGGGCTGTAGAACTTGCTGAACAGGGGTTATAG
- a CDS encoding aminodeoxychorismate/anthranilate synthase component II: MIVIIDNYDSFTFNIVQTLAAAPPGASADWKQPDIRVFRNDKITVQEIADMAPDRLLISPGPCTPKEAGISVEAIQYFSGKIPILGVCLGHQSIGEAFGGKVIRAGRVMHGKTSPMHHDGRGVFYGLENPFDGMRYHSLVVEESTLPDCLEATAHTDQGELMGIRHKTLDVEGVQFHPESIMTGVGPVLLHNFLREDYPALMRKG, from the coding sequence GTGATTGTTATTATTGATAACTACGATTCGTTTACGTTTAATATCGTTCAAACCTTAGCGGCGGCTCCTCCGGGTGCGTCTGCGGACTGGAAGCAGCCTGACATCCGTGTCTTTCGCAACGATAAGATCACGGTGCAGGAAATTGCTGATATGGCACCGGACCGCCTGCTGATTTCCCCTGGTCCCTGTACCCCCAAGGAAGCGGGAATCTCTGTGGAGGCTATTCAGTATTTTAGCGGTAAGATTCCTATCCTCGGTGTTTGTCTTGGGCACCAATCCATCGGCGAGGCCTTTGGTGGTAAGGTAATCCGGGCGGGTAGGGTGATGCACGGCAAGACCAGTCCCATGCACCACGATGGGCGCGGGGTGTTCTACGGTCTGGAGAATCCCTTTGACGGAATGCGCTATCATTCCCTGGTGGTGGAGGAATCCACTCTGCCGGATTGCCTTGAGGCCACAGCTCATACAGATCAAGGTGAGTTGATGGGTATACGCCATAAGACCCTGGATGTGGAGGGCGTGCAGTTTCACCCGGAGTCCATCATGACCGGTGTTGGGCCGGTGCTGCTCCATAATTTTCTGCGCGAGGATTATCCGGCCTTGATGCGGAAGGGGTGA